GCGAACGCGTGGCAATTTGCGCCACTTCAATCCCACGGCCTGCGCGGCGGGAAATTTCCTCAGCGTTACGCTGAAGTACGTTGAGGGTACCGCCACCGACGGTCCCTAACCCACAGATGCCTACTTTGACCGGTTTCACTGAAAACTCCCCATGAAACGGCCGACGCTAGGTCGGCCGTGGAAAACAGCCGCACAACCGCGGCTTTCAATTAGTGGCCCGCCGACTGTGCACGGGCCATGATCGTCAAAGGTTCGACGATGCTGGTTTATTTGGCACTCAGCGCCAGTTTGGCAACTTGTGGCGCCGGCTGGTAGCCCGGAATCACCTGGCCGTCAGCCAAAACGATGGCCGGTGTGCCGTTCACGCCGATCGACTGGCCCAGGGCGAACTGCCGGGAAACCGGGTTATCGCATTTGGCCGCCTTGATTTCCTTGCCATCGACCATCTTGTCCATGGCCGCTTTCTTGTCGGCCGAGCACCATACCGCCTGCAACTGCTCGTCACCCGGGGAACCCAGGCCCTGGCGCGGGAACGCGACGTAGCGCACTTCCACGCCCAGCTTGTTCAGCGCAGGCACTTCGGCGTGCAGCTTGTGGCAGTAAGGGCAGGTGGTGTCGGTGAACACGGTGATGTGGGTCTTGGTCTCGCCGATGGCCGGGTAAACCACGGTTTCAGCCACCGGAATACCGTTGATCAGCTTCGACACGCCCAGGCGCTCGGCTTTCTCGGTCAGGTTGACCGGCTTGCCCTCCTTCAACTGGAACAGGTAGCCCTGGACGATGTACTGGCCGTCGGCACTGGCGTACAGCACACGGCTGCCCTTGAGTTTGACTTCATACAGGCCGGCCATCGGGCTGGCGCTGATGCTTTCGATTGGCGTGTCGAGCTCCAGGTTGGCCAGGCTCTTGCGAATGGTCTGCTCGGCAGCGTCATCGGCGACAACAAAGGTGGACACCAACGCAATGGCTGCGGCGGCAATAATCTGGGTCAAGCGCATGGGAACTCCTGAAGGCAGACGCAGGGACGGGAAGGAACACTGGTAGGAACACAGGCTCGTGCCATCCCCTTTGCTAACCGGCAAAGCCTACCACAGTTGGGCCGCAGGGCAGCCCGTGGCAG
Above is a genomic segment from Pseudomonas azadiae containing:
- a CDS encoding thioredoxin fold domain-containing protein, producing the protein MRLTQIIAAAAIALVSTFVVADDAAEQTIRKSLANLELDTPIESISASPMAGLYEVKLKGSRVLYASADGQYIVQGYLFQLKEGKPVNLTEKAERLGVSKLINGIPVAETVVYPAIGETKTHITVFTDTTCPYCHKLHAEVPALNKLGVEVRYVAFPRQGLGSPGDEQLQAVWCSADKKAAMDKMVDGKEIKAAKCDNPVSRQFALGQSIGVNGTPAIVLADGQVIPGYQPAPQVAKLALSAK